AGTCTGTAAATGGCATGCAGATAACATAGATTAGCTAAATCAGTGTCATCAGCGTGCCATTTATTGTCTTTCACTCCAAACTTATTACCTTTGCCCCTGTTTTAATAAAGGCAAAATGAAATCAGAAGCTTATAAAGGCCACCTCGCTATGCTGGGAGCCAATATTCTTTGGGGACTAATGTCTCCCATATCAAAAGCCGTATTATCCGCTGGTCCGATCAGCGCATTATCGCTTACCACTTTCCGCATGATAGGAGCGGCAGCCGTATTCTGGCTAGCCTCTCTCTTTACCAAAAAGGAACATGTCAACCACCAGGACTTAATGAAGTTGTTCTTTGCAGCGTTGCTGGGGATCGTTCTGAACCAGGGTTCATTCATATTCGGAGTATCCTTGACTTCGCCGATCAATGCCTCCATCGTTACGACAACGACACCTATCATCACAATGATCATTGCAGCATTCTACCTGAAAGAACCTGTCACGGGAAAGAAAGTAATCGGCATCTTTATAGGAGCAGCAGGAGCGCTACTACTTATTCTGAGCAGCCAAAGTGCAGCTGCCGGAGGAGGGAAAAGCAGTAATATATGGGGAGACCTGCTCTGCTTGCTGGCACAGTTCAGTTTCTCATTCTACTTTGTATTATTCAAGGGATTGATCGGCAAATATTCGCCTATCACATTGATGAAATGGATGTTCACGTATGCATCCATCTGTACGATCCCGTTCTCTTATAACCATATTGCAGGTATCGACTTCCTGCATCTTCCTGCAGAATTATATATGGGTATCGCCTATGTCGTCCTGGGAGGCACATTCCTGCCCTACCTCTTTATCCCTATCGGACAAAACCTACTGCGCCCGACTGTAGCCTGTATGTATAATTATGTACAACCGATCGTAGCGTCACTGATAGCTGTACTTTGGGGAATGGATACTTTCGGAGTAATGAAAGGTATCGCCGTTGCACTGGTCTTTTCCGGGGTATACATCGTAACACAAAGCAAATCGAGGGCCCAGTTAGAGACCCTCTGATATGCCTTTCCATAGATTATCGTCAGGTACGGAAGCTATGATCTGTATCTTTTGTTTGGATACCGGATGGATAAATTCGGCACTGCGGGAATGCAGGCTGATGCCACCGTCCTTATTCGAACGGTCTGCCCCATATTTAAGATCCCCTTTGATCGGGCATCCCATTTTTGCCAGCTGACAACGTATCTGGTGATGACGTCCTGTCTTCAGGTCTATTTCCAGCAGGAAATAATTATCCGAACGGGCAATCACCTTATAATGCAGGATCGCTTTCTTGGAGTCCGGACGTTCAGTATCGTAAGCATAACTCTTATTCTGTTTTTCGTTGCGGACCAGCCAGTGAACCAGTTCGCCTTCTTCTGCCGGAGGACAATTCTTAACGATTGCCCAGTAGGTCTTTTTCACCTCTCCCAAACGGAACATCTCGTTCAGACGGGGTAAAGCCTTACTGGTTTTGGCAAACAGAACGACACCACTGACAGGACGATCCAGTCGGTGAGTCACACCTACATAAACGTTTCCCGGCTTGCAATACTTCTCTTTCAGCCATGCCTTGAGCATTTCCGAAAGAGGAGTATCACCGGTTTTATCTCCTTGTACAATCTCGCGGCACGTTTTATTTACCGCGATGATATGATTGTCTTCGTAGATAACTTCCATATTACATATTCATGCCGCCGTCTACCTGAATCACCTGGCCCGATACATAAGCAGACAGATCAGAGGCAAGGAATGTTGCTACATTTGCCACATCTTCGGTAGTACCGCCACGACGCAAAGGAATCTTCTTGTTCCATTCTTCTCTCACTTCTTCCGGCAGTTTAGCAGTCATATCCGTGATAATGAAACCCGGAGCGATCGCATTCGCACGGATACCGCGTGAACCCAGTTCCTGAGCTACCGATTTAGCCAGACCGATCATACCGGCCTTTGAAGCTGAATAGTTGCTCTGACCAGCGTTACCATGAACACCGACAACAGAAGACATATTGATAATGTTACCTGCACGTTGTTTCATCATGATCGGAGTACAGGCATGGATGAAGTTGAAAGCAGATTTCAGGTTCACATTCAGAACAGCATCCCACTGGCCTTCGCTCATACGCATCATCAGACCGTC
This is a stretch of genomic DNA from Parabacteroides chongii. It encodes these proteins:
- a CDS encoding DMT family transporter, whose product is MKSEAYKGHLAMLGANILWGLMSPISKAVLSAGPISALSLTTFRMIGAAAVFWLASLFTKKEHVNHQDLMKLFFAALLGIVLNQGSFIFGVSLTSPINASIVTTTTPIITMIIAAFYLKEPVTGKKVIGIFIGAAGALLLILSSQSAAAGGGKSSNIWGDLLCLLAQFSFSFYFVLFKGLIGKYSPITLMKWMFTYASICTIPFSYNHIAGIDFLHLPAELYMGIAYVVLGGTFLPYLFIPIGQNLLRPTVACMYNYVQPIVASLIAVLWGMDTFGVMKGIAVALVFSGVYIVTQSKSRAQLETL
- a CDS encoding RluA family pseudouridine synthase, with protein sequence MEVIYEDNHIIAVNKTCREIVQGDKTGDTPLSEMLKAWLKEKYCKPGNVYVGVTHRLDRPVSGVVLFAKTSKALPRLNEMFRLGEVKKTYWAIVKNCPPAEEGELVHWLVRNEKQNKSYAYDTERPDSKKAILHYKVIARSDNYFLLEIDLKTGRHHQIRCQLAKMGCPIKGDLKYGADRSNKDGGISLHSRSAEFIHPVSKQKIQIIASVPDDNLWKGISEGL
- the fabG gene encoding 3-oxoacyl-[acyl-carrier-protein] reductase, with product MKLLEGKVAIVTGAARGIGKAIALKFASEGANIAFTDLVIDENGEATQKEIEALGVKAKGYASNAANFEDTHNVVAEIAKDFGRIDILVNNAGITKDGLMMRMSEGQWDAVLNVNLKSAFNFIHACTPIMMKQRAGNIINMSSVVGVHGNAGQSNYSASKAGMIGLAKSVAQELGSRGIRANAIAPGFIITDMTAKLPEEVREEWNKKIPLRRGGTTEDVANVATFLASDLSAYVSGQVIQVDGGMNM